The DNA window AATGTCTTCCTCGGAAAGCAAAGCAGAGGGTTAATTACTACTGTATGAATTACTACTGTATTTTCCTCCCAAAACATATTTTTCCTACTGACACACTTGCACTTATCTTTGGTTCACAGTCTAATCTCCCTAGcagaaatgtatttaagtgtttAGTACATGTCAGCATTAATACACAGTCTGTCAGAGAGGGTTTCTGGCCAAGTTCAAGTGAGTGactaagatttatatataattttcagaaattaatatttacaggtGCTATAAGAGTTATCTTATTTTCCACAGATTCAGAAAAAGTACTATTCCTCTATAATAACCCTGTATGCAGGAGGTCATCCATTTTCACGtttgaatgtgacagtgactatCGTCTGGATTTTTCTTTGGAACCACCCCTGTTagggttatatttatatatatatatatatatatatatatatatatatatatatatatatatatatatatatatatatatatatatatatatatatatatatatatatgtgtgtgtgtgtgtgtgtgtgtgtgtgtgtgtgtgtgtgtgcgtgtgtgttcctGTATGAAATTTTCACATAACCATTATCTTATTCAGTATTTCTCGGGTATGTACAGTTCTCTCGCTACCTTGCATTTACTTGCTATGTTACGCCTAAGCATATAGCGATTAAAACAGCTTACATTCAAGTCAAAGTGATGTGAGAGAGAACGGCAGCTCTACTTGGGTGGTCCTAACTGTACCGAATAGGGACTAATCTTACAAGAGACAGTGATAAGTTGAGGCTCAATCGATCGTAAAAGAGAAACATTATTTCGAGGTAGGTTTAAGATTTAGAATAAAAACGTTAATCACAATTAATAACTTAATCTAGGATGCCTTTAGTAATTAACTAACtgcaataatttattcatttttatattctcttgagATTATACGGTAGGCGTTTCAGATCCCTAACCAGATTTATAAttccaaataaagtaaaaagataaataaacaaataaaagtcgGAAATAGGACAGTTCTTCACATTCGTTACCGTTATCAGAGACCCAGGAAACTTGATGTTTCCCCATTTTTCTCCATCGATTCCAGAGTTGCAGAGATGTGGCTTTGGATCCCCTGCCTCTTCGGATTGTGGGTAGGTCTGGTGGCGTCAAGTGGACCCAGATCGGCTTTCGTCGAACGACTGGAACCAAGGGACTTCTCGTCCACTGCAGAGTATTTCGTATCCACCGGGTAAGCAAAGGGCAAAGATTCCGAGATTTATTATATCACACAAAACACCCAGTTGTTTATTATTCCCCAGTAAATTTATCTCAGACAAAACCGTCTTGTTCTTTATAACCTTGATTGACACCATGGCTCTTTGTTGCTTTCTTGCAACTAGTGAAAAACTGATAATGTGATTACTGCATTTATGGTAACCGCCATAGCAGGGGCGTCACACTACAGAACCAGAACTTATCTCTGCTTGTAAATTCTTACTGACTCATTCATTTGCCTTAGTAAACGGAGTCTTCAATAGTTTCACATCGGTCTTTATTCTATGAACTGGCCCTTGGAATTTTTGTTTCTCATAATGGAAGATCTATTTTTGTTTCTAATGGTAATGGGTGTGAAAGTTGTGAAAATGAGAATTTATGCTCAGTTTGTCATCTTCGATtgtcttctctcttttttgtacGGTTTTACTATCGGACTATTTCTTACGCCTTTAATGATGAATAAGTTTAGTGGTATACAGTTAGCATTTCCTGGGTAATGGGTTAATGCCTCaaattcagtttttatctttaaaaataaacttaattgaCGAAGGATAAAATACAGGTAATTGTTTCCCAAGAACGTTTATTAaatgcctttcatttttttttttttttttaccagtgacaATGAAATTCGGTCTGAATCGCATTTAAACCAGGTCACCTTTTTCGTCAAGGATGTTCCCAATTCAACAATGCAATACCTTTCTACGCATTAAACCAGTAAATACTATTAAAATGAGTGTCACTCTTTACACAGATAGTTAATTTCCGATCTGATTTATTAGATTGTTCGATAAATACTTTTAGATTATAAATTCATCTTAAAGTGAATTCCCGAGCACTTAAGGcgagtaaatgtatttttgatttCTAGACATTCACTCCAGCTTATTGTTTAAGTGTTCGTGTTCACTTACGAGTTATGTTCTCCAAAAACAGCTCTTCAGCCCTGGGCGGTGATCTGCGAGAGGGTCCTGCTATGATGGAGGACCTGAGGAGAGGACAGGAGGGACTCATGATCAAACTCAACGACGTGACGCGCTCCATAAAGGTAGGATCCCTCAAAGAAGTAAACTTgcgtctttttctaaaaaaataataataactaaattacttcacaaaaataaaatctcgtGTCACTTGCAGGAATACAGAACGAGATTTTatcattcagaaaaagttaattCACTGAGCTGAAAGGGCTGGGGGTTTAGACTtacttaacgtggctaagaaccaattgggacAAGACAACAACGGGTCATTCGTAGAGAGGTACCAAACTTGCTTTGTTCCTGCAGTCAACAGAGTCACTGCAGCTACAGGGGAAACATAAGCAAATGTGTCCTACTGAGGAGTACACATTTGACCTCCTACTTATTTCAAACTATAACATTCGATATgaaagatgtttttattttctttgttacagTGATGATGCCTGAGAGATCCAGACTTGCCCAATATcaggaaattatactaatttttattttgacgaGGATGCCTTAAAAAATTTCTACGTTTTAAACACTAATGAGTTGATAATATCTTCTCATCTTATTAAATAAACCCGCCAACGCCATTGTTATAATACATATCTTTGCAGTTCGTTAAAAACTTCCATTGGCATTTCACAGGAAAAATAAGTTCATTAGTTAAATAAAGCATTTGTAGTCATTCGTGTTTTTACCAGGAGGCAGTGAATATTagaagtaaatgaaacaaatatgtaaaattatgttATGAATAACGTCTCTACCTTAATACATATTCTGTGACATAGTAATGTTATATTGGTATCAGATTCCAGATCGGGAAATTGATTTGgcaatatgcaaaaaattatgtaaaatattatagaTGAAAAGTATGTTGTTTATTAAAAACGAAGGGAATAGTTTGCCGAAGACAAATTTATAAAAAGGAAAGTGTTTATCGAACGAATTTACACTATACGTAAGCTTTCTcccttaatttccatttaattataatttccaaCAACAACGCTTGTTGAGCTGGAAGAGTTCTACCGCAGATTTATCTTTAATGATAAGCTTGTGTGATATTGCAATGTTCGTATTCTTTCAAATATGCATGTAAAAATTGAAGAGTGAAGAGAAATATACGTTCTTCTGCTTTTCATGCTTCACAGATTGTTACAGTATTCTTGTCGACGaagaaatctttttaaaattaccTATCTAGTTACGGTATACCATACCCCGATCTGTCATCATTCTCTGCCACGTCGTTAATGAGCTTGGGGTTGGGGCTGGTATGCAATTCCTTGTCAGCTATTTGTGAAGAAGCATCTATTTGCAGTGAGTTGGAAGGCGCATTCTTGTGCTGTTACTCATATAATCATGACCTCATTTTAGcctcaaagattattttttttttcattctacaaAATGTGTCTTACAGCTCAGCTGGGCGTTAACATGCATGTTATATTGAGGCATAACAAACTCGATCCTGAGGCAAAGACCATTTGCGTAGTTGTGTAGTATCAGGTTGTAGTGCCCATAATCTTCTCATTTTCTTGTGCTTTTCAGGGATCTTGTCATGTGCAGTTCCGTGAATTGAAACAGTTAGTGTTCACATTTTATAAAGTTGTGGAATTTAAATATTGGAAGTTACAAGAAGACATTTCTATCTCATGGATGTCGTATATTCCTGTATCTcgggataaaagataaaagatctTCCGAGTAActaatgcaaacatctcttgcaGGAGGATGAACTGAAGCTGAACAACATCTTCTATAAGCTGGGTCGTCATGACACAGACCTGGAAGGTGTTGACTCTTTACTCGATCGTCTGTCCACGTCAACCAAGAGGATTGAGGCAAAGCTAAATAAACATGCGTTCAATGTGAGTGGGAAGAAAGATATTACTCGTAACAGAAGGGATGCAGGAAGTCTCTTGCAAGATTtaagattttgattatttttgctaGATAGAAGGACTGGAGGAGGTCATCAGAGGATAATGTCTGATGCACGGTTGAATGCTTAgatgatgtaatatatattttgttatattttcaaattgatttttctGTTGGCTCACTATTTACATTCTCATTTACACTTTTACCTGCACACGTAGAACTTGAACAAGAAGATAAACATCATgttgtaaaattaaatgaatcgATAAAGAATGGTTAGAACCGCAGTTGATTTTATTGCAAACAGAATTCTCGATGTCAAAATCAAAATCTTTAGTTTTACCTTCTGGTAATTAATCGCAAGGATAAATTGGCAagttttaacattctttttatttctgtaaatttcccacaatgtttatgtatttttcctttacaataatgcaaaggttaggtttgttttctgAACACATTCCTTCATATAGTCTTATAAGCTTAAAAGCTTTTCTTGTTCCCCTCACATTTCATTACGACAAAGTTGCGGGTACGAAGATGGATTCAAAACTGTCTTGATATACAAACAGGTTGACTTCTTGCGCCGAAGggtagaagaaatgaaagagaacatTGAAGCTGAGCAGAGAGTGGAAGTCCAAGTTGCTGCTACACGTTCTTTGATTAATCGGCTTGAAGATCGGTTAACAGACGCTCTGGCTCGACTTGGCACCGTGGAAAACACAACCCAGACCTTGCAGAAAAGATCTGTGCCCCAATACGGCCCAACTCTAGCACTGCATTCCCGCCCACCAACTCTGACTGTTTACCCAGACAGACATACAGGTAGGAAGAGTGTTCTCTTGATTATTGCCTTGCATTTGACAAGTTCTGgtctattttaacatttcaggtTTTGATTTCACTTATTGTATTCATTTACTTCTAGCCAACATAAAGTAAGTCGATTCATAACAATGCCCAGCTGAGCCCTGTGTATAGCTTTGGCAGCATGCCTACTCGTTGCTTGTCCAATTCGAGAATTATTGCTTTAAGCACTAGTATACAGAGGAACAAATCCAGGCGACATTTTTTTCTACACTTATAAGTGTTTGATGCAAAAGCTTTTGCTTGACTGATTTAGTGCTCAAGTGATGTTGGCGAAGCATTTGCTTTTGTAAAATGTAGCATTGCAGCTCTTACAAAGCACCATGATACCCTTTTTACCTCACAAAATATTAAAGGTAAAGTTGAGTAAAATCTTGTTGTTCATAAAGCTATTTGTTTATTACGGATGAACACAGCTCTATTCAAGAATTTCCTTGTGTTAAATTCCTAAAACCTAACCTGTACCGGTTTGCCATGCAGTTAtcgataaaatttcaaaataagtcTTAAGGGGCAAGTAGTGTTCCTCAGTTGTAGAGTGAGTTGACCTCACACATACTCTTTTGAGCTATTTTTTTCcctaaggaaaaattatattgatgAATTTGTAATTTCTTGTGATGAGAAAATGAAGTAACTGTGGTTCTGCAGTTCAAAAGATCAGGAATTCTAAGGTTTACAAGGTAaaacagaaaagtgaagaaatcaaATAATTCCCATGACAAAAACTCATAAGGCAAAACCATCAATCCTTCCTAATTCCCAAACTCCGCACGTTATTTGTAAGAATTTTATGACTTAATACTACATGCCTAAGAAGAGACACTGTCATATGGCCTACTGATTCCCAGGATTAATATCCAAAATAATAAAGAGGAAtacaattttaccaaaaaaaaaaaaaaaaaaaaaagaagtttagaCTTGAATGGGATACTGATAGGAAGCAATAACCTTCAGCCTGAATTTGTCAAGAACAGCAGAGGAAAGCCATTTTAGATATGGAAATTGCTACACAAGGCCGATATTTAACTAAAAAAGCTTTCCAGTAAAAAATGCAGAGCATCTAAAGTGCACGCCTAACATTAAGAATGGGATTTTGAATGAGCATTAAGGAATAAAAGGAGTAAATGTCCCTCCACAGATAAATTGCTGCCATTTTTGTCACTGAATCAGCTTCATATCCTGACTGATAGTCGGAGGCTCATTGGCAGTATATGGCATAATAAGATGGGGAAGAAATAAGAAGTGTAGGTATGTGAGAAGAATTAAAATGGGTCTAGGACCGATAgttaatgaaaaagagaaaacatctaAGCAAGAGTAATCAGCTTGTAGATAGAGGTACTGTACTGTTATGACCAACAAGTCGGCCTAATAATGCCTAGTGATAGGACTTCTAAAATggtattcatatgaatatctGGAAATTACAGAAAGGAAATATGTTAGCAAACTATCAGTGGGCTTTGTTTTACCGAGTGATCAGGTAAATTATTAGACAGAAAGTAgttagtaaattattaagatttataGTGCACAACTGTGTTAGAATTTAAGAGCACTACAGTTTTGGGGTAGGAGCTaacttattttaagaaatattttctttattttttatatattgaaagaGCCAAGAAACTGGTGGGCATTGCAAATGAGATATTGCAGTTCTGAATATGATGTTTCTTCATCTTTCTGTGTCTCTAGGTATTAGAATTATAATGGAAATATCCACATAAAATAGCCAATATTGAGTTCAGCAATGGCTAGCAATAAAAGCTCAGAGGAAAAGGATAAGATGAGAAAGCAACAACATGGGTTAGGGTTAGATGACTGGCTGCCCTATCAGCAACAAATCAAATGCCAAAAAACAGTATCAAATTATTTGCAGGTGATATAGAAGGAAAGTGCTAACTGACATGGGTTACCAGCAGCAAATCGAGTGCCCGAAAAAGTAGCAAGTTATCACTGGATAAGCAGTATTTTCATACTTTGAGAATGTAGATTAGAGCTACTGGCACAAAAGCATTATGCcattaaatattacagtattatgttTACGGTGGTGTCGCTATGGGCGGCCAGGGAGGCCCA is part of the Macrobrachium rosenbergii isolate ZJJX-2024 chromosome 41, ASM4041242v1, whole genome shotgun sequence genome and encodes:
- the LOC136826774 gene encoding C-type lectin domain family 4 member F-like isoform X2: MWLWIPCLFGLWVGLVASSGPRSAFVERLEPRDFSSTAEYFVSTGSSALGGDLREGPAMMEDLRRGQEGLMIKLNDVTRSIKEDELKLNNIFYKLGRHDTDLEGVDSLLDRLSTSTKRIEAKLNKHAFNVDFLRRRVEEMKENIEAEQRVEVQVAATRSLINRLEDRLTDALARLGTVENTTQTLQKRSVPQYGPTLALHSRPPTLTVYPDRHTGECRVDWEQVGDGCYWFGGEELTYTEAISYCIRHGGYLLTLAPPGSQLSLLLNRLRSDIVYWTSGTDAFNKGSWEFLMTATPVMPLHWAIEVNSTAHHNNHCAGLTPNGLIKRKCTHRLPYICHII
- the LOC136826774 gene encoding C-type lectin domain family 4 member F-like isoform X1, giving the protein MWLWIPCLFGLWVGLVASSGPRSAFVERLEPRDFSSTAEYFVSTGSSALGGDLREGPAMMEDLRRGQEGLMIKLNDVTRSIKEDELKLNNIFYKLGRHDTDLEGVDSLLDRLSTSTKRIEAKLNKHAFNVDFLRRRVEEMKENIEAEQRVEVQVAATRSLINRLEDRLTDALARLGTVENTTQTLQKRSVPQYGPTLALHSRPPTLTVYPDRHTGISDLTGECRVDWEQVGDGCYWFGGEELTYTEAISYCIRHGGYLLTLAPPGSQLSLLLNRLRSDIVYWTSGTDAFNKGSWEFLMTATPVMPLHWAIEVNSTAHHNNHCAGLTPNGLIKRKCTHRLPYICHII